In Phragmites australis chromosome 17, lpPhrAust1.1, whole genome shotgun sequence, the following are encoded in one genomic region:
- the LOC133896724 gene encoding GDSL esterase/lipase At4g26790-like — MFSQSLRYWLLLLIMRILLSSSTPTAGKVPAIIVFGDSTVDTGNNNYIPTVAKGNFPPYGRDFDGGVATGRFSNGRLVTDFLSEAFGLPSSVPAYLDTSYTIDQLATGVSFASGGTGLDDLTAKIPSVIPLNQQLEYFAEYKEKLKLAKGESLANEIIAEALYIFSIGTNDFIVNYLVLPLRPAHYTAPEYVTYLVGLADEAVRHAYDLGARKMELTGLAPFGCIPSARTLNHDEPGECNEEYNQLAMRFNAELKEAVRKLNDDLASAQVVYAETYSVVAAIVANPSDYGFENVAQGCCGTGLIETSVLCGMDQALTCQDANKYVFFDSVHPSEATYRILADEILNNALRIFL; from the exons ATGTTCTCACAAAGCCTGCGCTACTGGCTGCTGCTTCTCATCATGCGTATCTTGCTCTCATCCAGCACGCCCACCGCCGGCAAGGTGCCGGCGATAATCGTGTTCGGGGACTCCACAGTCGACACAGGCAACAACAACTACATCCCGACCGTCGCCAAGGGCAACTTCCCGCCGTACGGGCGCGACTTCGATGGCGGCGTCGCCACCGGCAGATTCTCCAATGGCCGCCTTGTCACAGACTTCCTTTCCGAGGCGTTCGGACTGCCGTCGTCTGTGCCGGCCTACCTAGACACCAGCTACACAATCGACCAGCTCGCCACAGGTGTGAGCTTTGCCTCCGGAGGCACGGGGCTGGATGATTTGACAGCTAAAATCCCA TCAGTTATACCCTTGAACCAGCAGTTGGAGTACTTCGCGGAGTATAAGGAAAAGCTGAAGCTTGCCAAGGGCGAGTCATTGGCAAACGAGATCATCGCCGAGGCCCTATACATCTTCAGCATTGGCACCAACGACTTCATCGTTAACTACCTCGTCCTTCCTCTCCGCCCCGCCCATTACACCGCGCCGGAGTACGTCACCTACCTCGTCGGCCTTGCTGACGAAGCCGTTCGCCATGCCTATGACCTTGGGGCGCGCAAGATGGAGCTCACCGGCCTTGCGCCATTTGGGTGCATACCTTCTGCGAGAACGCTGAACCACGACGAGCCAGGCGAGTGCAACGAGGAGTACAACCAGTTGGCTATGAGGTTCAACGCCGAGCTGAAGGAGGCCGTGAGGAAGCTCAACGATGACCTCGCCAGCGCACAGGTGGTGTACGCAGAGACGTACAGCGTGGTGGCCGCTATTGTTGCCAACCCGTCCGACTATG GGTTTGAGAACGTAGCGCAAGGTTGCTGTGGCACAGGACTCATCGAGACGTCCGTCCTTTGCGGCATGGACCAAGCATTGACGTGTCAAGATGCTAATAAATATGTGTTCTTTGATTCAGTCCATCCATCCGAGGCGACGTACAGGATACTAGCTGATGAAATTCTGAACAATGCACTGCGAATATTCCTATAA